Proteins encoded within one genomic window of Trichoderma asperellum chromosome 2, complete sequence:
- the EGL5 gene encoding Endoglucanase-5 (antiSMASH:Cluster_2.6), which translates to MKASLFVSSIIASSATAYKATTTRYFDGQEGACGCGAANGANFPWQLGISSGVYTAAGSQALYDTAGASWCGAGCGKCYNLTSTGEAPCSSCGTGGVAGQSIIVMVTNLCPNNGNAQWCPTVGGTNQYGYSYHFDIMAQNEIFGDNVVVDFEPVACPGQATSDWETCLCVGMQETDPTPVGLGDSGTAPPPGSSSTRPSSTTTSTAPSGSGTQSLYGQCGGIGWTGPTACQPPATCKKQNDYYSQCLS; encoded by the exons ATGAAGGCCTCTCTGTTTGTCAGCTCCATTATCGCGAGCTCTGCCACCGCATATAAAGCTACCACCACC CGCTATTTTGACGGGCAGGAGGGTGCATGCGGCTGCGGCGCTGCTAATGGCGCCAATTTTCCCTGGCAG CTTGGCATTAGCAGCGGAGTCTACACAGCTGCCGGCTCCCAGGCTCTCTACGACACGGCTGGTGCTTCGTGGTGTGGCGCGGGCTGCGGTAAATGCTATAACTTGACCTCAACAGGAGAGGCGCCTTGCTCCTCCTGCGGTACGGGTGGCGTTGCGGGCCAGAGCATCATTGTAATGGTTACAAACCTGTGTCCCAACAATGGAAACGCGCAATGGTGCCCAACAGTCGGAGGCACCAACCAATACGGCTATAGCTACCATTTCGACATTATGGCACAGAATGAAATTTTTGGCGATAATGTGGTTGTTGACTTCGAGCCAGTCGCTTGCCCAGGCCAGGCCACCTCTGACTGGGAAACTTGCCTCTGCGTCGGGATGCAAGAGACGGATCCCACACCTGTCGGCCTAGGCGACTCTGGCACGGCTCCGCCgcctggcagcagctcaactcggccatcatcaacaacaacatcgaCAGCGCCATCCGGGAGTGGGACACAATCGCTCTATGGCCAGTGTGGAGGCATTGGATGGACAGGCCCTACAGCTTGTCAACCCCCGGCCACctgcaaaaagcaaaatgacTATTACTCCCAGTGCCTTAGTTGA